A stretch of the Arvicola amphibius chromosome 8, mArvAmp1.2, whole genome shotgun sequence genome encodes the following:
- the LOC119820215 gene encoding dolichyl-diphosphooligosaccharide--protein glycosyltransferase subunit 4-like — MIMDMQLAIFTNMLGMLLFLLVVLYHYVAVNNPKKQE, encoded by the coding sequence ATGATCATGGACATGCAGCTTGCCATCTTCACCAACATGCTGGGCATGTTGCTTTTCTTGCTTGTGGTTCTCTATCACTACGTGGCAGTCAACAATCCCAAGAAGCAGGAATGA